A single window of Granulicella mallensis MP5ACTX8 DNA harbors:
- a CDS encoding winged helix-turn-helix transcriptional regulator: MRITKNLPGLPLERTLGVISGRWKAVIIYVLLEGPKRICELENQIVGISQKVLTEQLRVLEEHGLIARATFPNEPQRIDYVLTPLGIKPHADLVASGGLGKASCGRAQRGQ, from the coding sequence ATGAGAATCACGAAAAACCTTCCGGGCTTACCGCTCGAACGAACGCTAGGCGTTATCTCCGGCCGCTGGAAGGCGGTCATCATCTATGTGCTACTCGAGGGTCCGAAACGAATCTGCGAATTAGAAAATCAGATCGTTGGCATATCGCAGAAGGTTCTCACCGAACAGCTTCGTGTGCTGGAAGAGCACGGCCTCATCGCGCGCGCGACCTTTCCCAACGAGCCGCAGCGCATAGATTATGTGCTGACTCCGTTGGGTATAAAGCCTCATGCCGATCTTGTCGCTTCTGGAGGACTGGGGAAAGCATCATGCGGAAGAGCTCAGAGAGGCCAATAG